TCAAGAGTTTTAATTTTGTTTTCACTACAATTTAAAAAAGTAATCGAAGTACTTTTAGATAAATCTATTTTAGTAATATTATTACCAAAACAATCTAATCGTTTTAAATTCGGAAAACTTTCAAGTCCTGTTAAATTTCTAATTTTTGAATGTACATTGGGTAATAATTTATTTGTAATCGGATCATCTATATTTAAATTAACTACATATTTAGCATCGCTAACTAAAATATTTCCGTTTAAACCATTGGAATCAATATCTAAATCGATTAAACATTCTTCTAAACCAATGTCAGGAATTATAATTGTTTCTTGTGCTGTTAAGCTTAAAGTGATAAAAAGTATAAAATAGAATGGTATTTTTATTTTCATAATCGGGGGTTTTTAACAAAGCTATCTATTTATATGGTTTTATCAGCTAAAATTTACAAGATATTTTTTTAAATAAAAAGAAGCTTTAAATCGAGTATCTTTGTGAGCTGTATTCTACAACAATATGATAACTCAAGAAACAATAGATAAAGTTTTTGAATCTGCTCAAGTAGCTGAGGTAATAGGCGAATTTGTACAATTAAAAAAATCAGGAAGCAGTTTTAAAGGACTAAGTCCGTTTACCGATGAGCGAACACCGTCATTTATGGTATCGCCAGTAAAACAAATTTGGAAAGATTTTAGTACCGGAAAAGGAGGGAATGCAGTTTCATTTTTAATGGAACATGAACATTATTCTTATCCCGAAGCTATAAAATGGTTGGCTAAAAAGTACAACATTGAAATAGAAGAAACCGAACAATCTGACGAGCAAAAAGAACAACTTAATGAACGAGAAAGTATGTTTTTGGCATCTAAATTTGCGAAAGATTATTTTCATGATTTATTAATGAATAGCCAACAAGGACGTGCTATCGGATTATCTTATTTTAAAGAAAGAGGTTTTAGAGAAGATATTATTGAAAAATTTGAATTAGGATATTGTAAAGATGAATGGGATAATTTTACCAATGTGGCTTTATCAAAAGGCTACGATTTAAAATATTTAAAATCGACAGGGTTAACCATTGTTAAAGAAGGTGGCGCAACTGATAAAAAATTTGATAGGTTTAAAGGACGTGTTATGTTTCCTATTCACAGTATGTCGGGGCGTATTTTAGGTTTTGGAGGTCGAATTCTTACCAATGATAAAAAAGCAGCAAAATATTTAAATTCACCAGAAAGTGATATTTACCATAAAAGTAAAATTTTATACGGACTTTATCAAGCTAAAAAAGAAATCGCTAAACAAGATAATTGTTATTTAGTAGAAGGTTATACGGATGTTGTTTCTTTTTATCAATCAGGAATTGAAAATGTTGTTGCCTCTTCAGGAACGGCACTTACTTCGGATCAAATTCGATTGGTAAATCGTTTGACAAAAAATATTACGGTTTTATTTGATGGTGATGCCGCAGGAATTAGAGCCTCTATGAGAGGTATTGATTTGATTTTAGAGCAAGGAATGAATGTCAAAGTAGTTTCTTTTCCTGAAGGAGAAGATCCTGATAGTTTTGCAAAATCTCATTCAACAACTGAATTAAAACAGTTTTTAAAAGATAAATCGCAAGATTTTATTGAATTTAAAGTTTCTTTATTGATGAAAGAAGCAAAGAATGATCCTGTAAAAAAAGCGGGTTTAATTCGTGATATTGTAACGAGTATTTCAAAAATTCCTGATGGAATTCAGCGAGAAGTATATGTACAAGAATGTGCTCGTATTATGGATATTTCGGAACAAGTTTTATTTAGTGAATTGGCACAATTATTAAATAAAAGTGTAACAAATTCTAATAAACGAAGCTCAAATCAGCCAACGCCATCTTATTCAGAAACCACACAAGCTTCTATGGGAGTTATAAAAGGAGGTGGAAAAGGGCGTGAAAAAATAAATCAATTACATATTCTTGAAAAAGAAATTATCAGAATATTATTATTGTACGGTAATGAAGTTGTCGATTTTGTAAATTGGGTAGATGCAGTTGATGAAAAAGGACGTCCTTTTTTAGAAAAAGAAGAATATCAAAATACGGTTTCTAATGAATTGTATTTAAATTTACAAGAAGATGAAATTGAGTTTGCTGATGAAATTTTTAAATTAACGTATTATCAATTAGTACATCAATTAAATCAGGATGAAAAAATTTCGATTGATAGATTGATAATGCATGAAAATCAAGAAATAGCAAGTTTAGTAACCAATATTTTAATGGATGAAGAAAAATATTCGTTAAGTGATTGGGAGCGTAAAGAAATTGTAGTTACAACAGCGATTAAAGTATTACCTAAATTAGTTTCTGATGCAGTTTTAAACTTACGAAGAATTTTAATAGAAGAAAAAATTAAAGAAATAATGCACGAAGTACAAACACAAAAAGCGGTACTTGATTTAGAAGAAATATCAAATTATACTGATTTAAAAAAGCGTCTTTTTGATAAGTTAAATCGCGTAGTTTAGTGCTGTTATTTTTTAAGGGGTTTTTCCTATGCTGTTTTATAGTAGCTTTTTTGTAGTTTTGACCTGAAAAATCACAGTAAATTATGAAAAAAATAATACAATTTTTAGAATTATTATGGCTACTAATTGTATTACCATTAGAAGTTTCTAACGGTAGTAAAAAAGGCGCTTATCAAAAGATTAAACGCCAAATGATTTTAGTTAACCTACTTTAAATCAGTAGGAATTTTACAAACAGGAATAGGAATCATTTTATGTTGATTAATTCGATTTAATCGAGTGTAAATTTTAAAAACTTCTAATTCTCTGTTTGTAAAATCATTTTCTGTTTTTCCTAAATCTAACATTTTCATTGCCCATTCTAATTCATCATATGAAGCACCTATTTGGTCTTCATCTGTTCTGCTATCGCCAAAAAGTCCATCCGTAGGTTGAGCATTTTGTATAGAATTCGGAACTTCTAAATGTGCAGCTAATGCATATACTTCCGATTTTACTAAATCAGCAATAGGGCTTAAATCTACGCCGCCATCACCATATTTGGTGTAAAAACCTACGCCAAAATCTTCTACTTTATTACCTGTACCAGCAACTAGTAATCCGTGTAATCCTGCAAAATAATATAAGGCAGTCATGCGCAAACGAGCACGAGTATTTGCTAAAGCTAAATCAGTTTTTGCTGATGTTTCTACTTCAGGAACAACATTTTTAAAACCTTCAAAAGTCGTAGTTAAATCAACTTCAACTTCACTAACATTGCTATAACGTTCTTTTAATTGTTTAATATGTTCATTTGCTCTGTTTACTTGGCTTTCTGCTTGATGAATAGGTAACTCAACACATAAAGTAGGTAAACCAGTTTCAGCACATAACGTTGAAGTAACAGCGCTATCTATACCGCCAGAAATACCTAGCACAAAACCATTTACACCAGCTTTAGTAGCGTATTCTTTTAACCATTTTACAATATGTTCAGAAACTTTTGGCGTATTCATAATCAACTATATTTTATAAGGGTTTATATCAAAATGATATAAACTATTTTAGTAATTTCGACGTTATAATATTAAATGTAAATATACTAAAGTTCATGAGAAAAATTTTAGCACTATCTATTTTAGTTTTAGGGTTGCTGTCTTGTAAAAAAGAGGTTAATTCTAAATTAAAAGTAGATGTATCGAATATAGAAGTTAATGTAAAAGTAGATAGGTTTGATGTTGATTTTTATAAAACAACAGCTACCGATTTAGATAAAACAAAACTTAAATATCCTTTTTTATTTCCAAAACAACCAGACAGCGTTTGGATAAATAAAATAAATAATAAAGATGAAAGAGAATTATATAACGAAACACAAAAAGTTTTTTCTGATATAAATGGCTTAACTACTGATTTAAATTCGTTTTTTAAGTATTTAAAATATTATAATCCGAAATCTAAAACACCACGAGTAATAACAATGTTAACAAATATCGATTATGAAAATCGCATCGTATTTGCTGATAGTTTATTGTTGATTTCTTTGGATGCTTATTTAGGTGAAAAACATCCTTTTTATAATGATTATCCTGCTTATATAAAACAGAATAATGAGAAAGAACAGATTATTGTTGATGTAGCTAAAACAATTTTAAATGCTCATAAATTTTCTAAAAAACCAAGAAATTTTGTAGAGAAAATGATTTATAAAGGTAAGAAAATGTATGTGTTAGATGCGTATTTACCAACAGTATCAGATTCTCTTAAAATAGGTTATTCAGCAGATAAAATGCGTTGGGCAGAAAGTAATGAAGCTCAAATTTGGAAATATTTTATCGAAAAAAATATGCTGTATAGTACTCATAAAGAATTGGATGTGCGTTTTTTAGATATTGCGCCTTTTTCTAAGTTCTATATGGAAGAAGATAGCCAATCTCCTGGGAGAATAGGGGAGTTTATTG
The Tenacibaculum pacificus DNA segment above includes these coding regions:
- the dnaG gene encoding DNA primase, with protein sequence MITQETIDKVFESAQVAEVIGEFVQLKKSGSSFKGLSPFTDERTPSFMVSPVKQIWKDFSTGKGGNAVSFLMEHEHYSYPEAIKWLAKKYNIEIEETEQSDEQKEQLNERESMFLASKFAKDYFHDLLMNSQQGRAIGLSYFKERGFREDIIEKFELGYCKDEWDNFTNVALSKGYDLKYLKSTGLTIVKEGGATDKKFDRFKGRVMFPIHSMSGRILGFGGRILTNDKKAAKYLNSPESDIYHKSKILYGLYQAKKEIAKQDNCYLVEGYTDVVSFYQSGIENVVASSGTALTSDQIRLVNRLTKNITVLFDGDAAGIRASMRGIDLILEQGMNVKVVSFPEGEDPDSFAKSHSTTELKQFLKDKSQDFIEFKVSLLMKEAKNDPVKKAGLIRDIVTSISKIPDGIQREVYVQECARIMDISEQVLFSELAQLLNKSVTNSNKRSSNQPTPSYSETTQASMGVIKGGGKGREKINQLHILEKEIIRILLLYGNEVVDFVNWVDAVDEKGRPFLEKEEYQNTVSNELYLNLQEDEIEFADEIFKLTYYQLVHQLNQDEKISIDRLIMHENQEIASLVTNILMDEEKYSLSDWERKEIVVTTAIKVLPKLVSDAVLNLRRILIEEKIKEIMHEVQTQKAVLDLEEISNYTDLKKRLFDKLNRVV
- the nadE gene encoding NAD(+) synthase codes for the protein MNTPKVSEHIVKWLKEYATKAGVNGFVLGISGGIDSAVTSTLCAETGLPTLCVELPIHQAESQVNRANEHIKQLKERYSNVSEVEVDLTTTFEGFKNVVPEVETSAKTDLALANTRARLRMTALYYFAGLHGLLVAGTGNKVEDFGVGFYTKYGDGGVDLSPIADLVKSEVYALAAHLEVPNSIQNAQPTDGLFGDSRTDEDQIGASYDELEWAMKMLDLGKTENDFTNRELEVFKIYTRLNRINQHKMIPIPVCKIPTDLK
- the gldB gene encoding gliding motility lipoprotein GldB, which codes for MRKILALSILVLGLLSCKKEVNSKLKVDVSNIEVNVKVDRFDVDFYKTTATDLDKTKLKYPFLFPKQPDSVWINKINNKDERELYNETQKVFSDINGLTTDLNSFFKYLKYYNPKSKTPRVITMLTNIDYENRIVFADSLLLISLDAYLGEKHPFYNDYPAYIKQNNEKEQIIVDVAKTILNAHKFSKKPRNFVEKMIYKGKKMYVLDAYLPTVSDSLKIGYSADKMRWAESNEAQIWKYFIEKNMLYSTHKELDVRFLDIAPFSKFYMEEDSQSPGRIGEFIGWKIVRSYMQKNDVSLQELLQKNEEEIFRKSNYKPKK